Proteins encoded within one genomic window of Candidatus Dadabacteria bacterium:
- the tgt gene encoding tRNA guanosine(34) transglycosylase Tgt — MYQFRLVEKEKGGSARLGEIRTLRETVETPAFMPVATQGAGKAITPLDLRRLGFRALIANAYHLYLRPGTDIISSLGGLHRYMSWDGAIVTDSGGYQVLSLAKSRKITEDGVSFRSHIDGSEHFFSPEVSIAVQEDLGSDVMMCFDECPAHDSPYEYMEKSVSLTTRWAGLCKQARRDPSRALFGIVQGGVYEDLRARSAGELVDIGFDGYSIGGLGIGEESGATFEITELCAGLLPEDRLRYLMGIGNPGDIVRAVALGVDLFDCVIPTRNARNGTLFTSRGKVVIKNSRYAYDSSALDEDCGCYTCENFSRSYLRHIFMAGEILSLQLLTLHNLYYYSELMRRIRESIKTGTFRQLCSELSDAEEEQ, encoded by the coding sequence ATGTACCAGTTCAGGCTTGTCGAAAAGGAAAAGGGCGGTTCCGCCAGGCTGGGGGAAATCCGCACTTTACGTGAAACGGTTGAGACTCCGGCATTCATGCCCGTGGCGACCCAGGGAGCGGGCAAGGCCATAACGCCTCTTGATCTTCGACGTCTCGGTTTCAGGGCTCTTATCGCAAACGCCTACCATCTCTACCTGAGGCCCGGCACGGACATAATAAGCTCCCTCGGCGGACTTCACCGCTACATGTCGTGGGACGGCGCGATCGTCACCGACAGCGGCGGCTATCAGGTGCTGAGCCTCGCGAAAAGCAGGAAGATAACGGAAGACGGGGTCTCCTTCCGCTCCCACATAGACGGAAGCGAGCATTTCTTCTCCCCGGAGGTCTCGATAGCCGTTCAGGAGGACCTGGGCTCTGACGTGATGATGTGCTTTGACGAATGTCCGGCCCATGATTCCCCCTACGAGTACATGGAGAAGTCGGTTTCCCTTACGACGCGCTGGGCGGGGCTCTGCAAGCAGGCGAGGCGGGATCCCTCCAGGGCCCTTTTCGGCATCGTGCAGGGAGGGGTGTACGAGGACCTTCGGGCGCGCTCGGCGGGCGAGCTTGTGGACATAGGGTTTGACGGCTACTCGATAGGCGGGCTGGGGATCGGCGAAGAAAGCGGGGCGACTTTTGAGATTACCGAACTCTGCGCCGGGCTTCTGCCCGAGGACAGGCTCCGCTACCTCATGGGCATCGGCAATCCGGGCGACATAGTGAGGGCGGTAGCTCTCGGAGTCGATCTTTTCGACTGCGTAATCCCGACCCGCAACGCCCGCAACGGCACTCTCTTTACAAGCCGGGGAAAAGTGGTTATAAAAAACTCCCGTTACGCGTACGACAGCTCGGCTCTTGATGAGGATTGCGGCTGCTACACGTGCGAAAATTTTTCAAGGTCGTATCTGAGGCATATATTCATGGCCGGGGAGATTCTCTCTCTTCAGCTGCTGACCCTTCATAACCTCTATTATTACTCCGAACTGATGAGAAGAATAAGAGAATCGATAAAAACCGGCACCTTCAGGCAGTTGTGCTCGGAACTCAGCGATGCTGAGGAGGAACAGTAA
- the yajC gene encoding preprotein translocase subunit YajC: MKKLAFAATSALFLLSCMPPGTGQGGTGGTPFSAILPFVLIFALFYFLIIRPQQRQSRERKKMLAEVKRGDGIVTTGGIYGRVINVDGDDLTVEIAKGINIKMVRSGISEKTDSGAAEGKPKGGG, translated from the coding sequence TTGAAAAAACTAGCTTTTGCCGCTACTTCAGCCCTTTTTCTTTTATCATGCATGCCTCCCGGGACCGGGCAGGGAGGAACGGGGGGAACGCCGTTCTCGGCCATACTCCCGTTCGTTTTAATATTCGCCCTTTTTTACTTTCTTATAATAAGACCTCAGCAGCGCCAGAGCCGTGAGCGCAAGAAGATGCTCGCCGAGGTAAAAAGAGGCGACGGCATTGTTACCACCGGTGGCATATACGGCAGGGTGATAAACGTCGACGGGGACGACCTCACGGTCGAGATAGCTAAAGGCATCAACATAAAAATGGTCCGCTCCGGGATCTCGGAGAAGACCGATTCCGGGGCAGCTGAAGGCAAACCCAAAGGGGGCGGCTGA
- the dapB gene encoding 4-hydroxy-tetrahydrodipicolinate reductase: MIKVAVAGVCGRMGMSVASLAGSDGDIELVGATEAAGHVSVGRDLGDLLAGAGPGVSVSDSISEAARDSDVIIDFTVPEATLAHAEYSVRNGKSMVIGTTGFEPGQREELLGLLRRIPCVFSPNMSVGINVLFEISRQVASHLGEGYDAEIFEAHHRGKADSPSGTAIALAEAVAAGLGSELEDVAKYERHGRIGARGKGEIGIQTLRGGDVVGDHTVMFLGDGERVELTHRATSRENFSAGAIRAAKWIPGKPPGIYAMRDVLGF; this comes from the coding sequence GTGATAAAAGTTGCGGTAGCGGGGGTGTGCGGGCGTATGGGAATGAGCGTGGCTTCGCTCGCGGGCTCAGACGGGGATATTGAGCTTGTGGGGGCGACTGAGGCGGCGGGACACGTTTCGGTCGGCCGGGATCTAGGGGATCTTCTTGCGGGCGCGGGGCCGGGAGTAAGCGTGAGTGACAGCATTTCGGAAGCGGCCCGGGACTCGGACGTCATAATTGACTTTACCGTTCCCGAGGCGACCCTTGCCCACGCCGAATATTCGGTCCGGAACGGAAAGTCGATGGTCATAGGGACAACAGGCTTTGAGCCCGGGCAGAGAGAAGAGCTCCTTGGGCTGCTTCGGCGGATACCGTGCGTTTTCTCTCCCAACATGAGCGTCGGGATAAACGTCCTTTTCGAGATATCAAGGCAGGTGGCCTCTCATCTGGGAGAGGGCTACGACGCAGAGATTTTCGAGGCCCATCACAGGGGGAAAGCCGATTCTCCCAGCGGAACGGCAATCGCGCTCGCAGAAGCGGTCGCCGCCGGTCTAGGATCAGAGCTCGAAGACGTGGCGAAATATGAAAGGCACGGGCGGATAGGGGCGAGAGGGAAAGGGGAAATAGGCATCCAGACGCTTCGGGGAGGAGACGTGGTCGGGGATCACACCGTCATGTTCCTCGGCGACGGAGAGAGAGTGGAGCTTACCCACAGGGCGACCAGCAGGGAGAACTTCTCTGCGGGCGCGATTCGCGCGGCGAAGTGGATTCCGGGAAAACCTCCGGGGATCTACGCTATGAGGGACGTGCTCGGATTCTGA
- the secF gene encoding protein translocase subunit SecF, whose amino-acid sequence MRIIGKLSYDFVDKMGGAMRISIALAVISIASLLYHQGPNWGVEFTGGTEIHIKLAKSLETQVLKDALAENGFPSESVQRFGLPGDNEHLIQFAPELATFDQIGDFQKKLEDLFATSENFEGASIQRIDYIGPRVGKELITKALLSILIACVGILAYLVFRFEFGFAVGAVIALIHDTLITVGAISLADKEFTLAIVAALLTVIGYSVNDTIVIFDRIRENMGNFPEKGFRELVNDGISQTLSRTLLTAITVFIVLLPLFFLGGSVIHDFAFTLMVGVIIGTYSSIFVASAFVVYWRKRKAAG is encoded by the coding sequence GTGCGGATTATAGGAAAACTGAGTTACGATTTTGTGGATAAGATGGGGGGTGCGATGCGTATTTCCATCGCGCTTGCGGTTATCTCCATCGCCTCCCTTCTGTATCACCAGGGGCCTAACTGGGGAGTAGAGTTCACCGGTGGAACGGAGATACATATAAAGCTCGCAAAGAGCCTTGAGACCCAGGTTCTCAAAGATGCGCTTGCCGAGAACGGCTTTCCCTCGGAATCGGTTCAGCGCTTCGGTCTTCCGGGCGACAACGAGCACCTGATACAGTTTGCGCCGGAACTTGCGACTTTTGACCAGATAGGAGATTTCCAGAAAAAGCTGGAAGACCTCTTCGCCACGTCAGAAAATTTCGAGGGAGCCTCCATCCAGAGGATAGACTACATAGGTCCCAGGGTGGGTAAGGAGCTCATAACCAAGGCCCTTTTATCCATACTGATTGCGTGCGTCGGCATACTCGCCTACCTGGTGTTTCGGTTTGAATTCGGTTTTGCCGTGGGGGCGGTTATCGCCCTTATTCACGATACCCTTATAACCGTTGGGGCCATATCGCTCGCGGACAAGGAGTTCACCCTTGCGATCGTAGCCGCGCTTCTGACAGTGATAGGTTATTCGGTTAACGACACAATCGTCATATTTGACAGGATAAGGGAGAACATGGGGAATTTCCCCGAAAAGGGCTTCAGGGAGCTTGTTAACGATGGAATAAGCCAGACGCTCTCGCGTACGTTGCTCACGGCTATAACGGTATTCATAGTACTCCTTCCGCTCTTTTTCCTCGGCGGCTCGGTAATACACGATTTCGCGTTTACCCTTATGGTCGGGGTCATTATAGGAACCTACTCGTCGATTTTCGTGGCGAGTGCCTTCGTGGTCTACTGGAGAAAAAGAAAGGCGGCCGGATAG
- the secD gene encoding protein translocase subunit SecD has translation MKGVSRLWITVIALFSFLCVILLTPTFMGDKLPSWWGKVFSSKGISLGLDLEGGIFLLLGVETEEGVEQEMLIVEESLVSKFRQNRILVKNSSVSDGTLTIGLFPGADMDKALEVARDEFEKVANISSDGFLVRLSIKSSYVDELERNSIERVRHIIENRVKDFGLVEPSIQKSGEDRILVQVPGASKKDRQRIVNLIKKTAVLEFKIVRAAGASQENLLAAAEAGTKRQLAEKGFAIHEGDTGNENEKFFLTERLASVTGEYISDARITFDNYGNPAVGFTFRGEGASKFGKLTEANIGERLAIVLDGVIKSAPTIQDKITYQGTITGTFTTEEAKDLALILRSGSLPVPVRVEQERTVGPSLGQDSIEKGRFSMIVGGILVLVFMVFFYRMQGVVANAALVLNILFIMGFLSAFGVTLTLPGIAGLVLTLGMAVDGNIIIFERIKEELMAGKTAVHSIETGYARSVWTILDANVTTLLTALILFWLGTGPVKGFAATLSIGIVSTVFSNLIVARVFTNMLYRDKNLTEVSI, from the coding sequence ATGAAAGGCGTGTCCCGTCTTTGGATTACCGTTATCGCTCTTTTCTCTTTTCTCTGCGTAATACTCCTTACGCCTACCTTCATGGGCGACAAGCTTCCCTCGTGGTGGGGAAAGGTTTTCTCAAGCAAGGGGATAAGCCTCGGGCTTGATCTTGAGGGAGGGATATTTCTTCTTCTGGGAGTGGAGACCGAAGAGGGCGTGGAGCAGGAAATGCTCATAGTCGAGGAGTCCCTGGTATCGAAATTCAGGCAGAACAGGATTCTCGTTAAGAACTCCTCTGTCTCGGACGGAACCCTCACGATCGGCCTTTTCCCGGGCGCGGATATGGACAAGGCGCTTGAGGTTGCGCGCGACGAGTTTGAAAAGGTGGCGAATATAAGTTCCGACGGCTTTCTGGTCAGGCTCTCGATAAAATCGTCCTACGTGGATGAGCTTGAGCGAAACTCAATAGAGCGGGTCCGCCACATAATAGAGAACCGCGTTAAGGATTTCGGCCTCGTCGAGCCGAGCATACAGAAATCAGGCGAAGACAGGATCCTGGTGCAAGTGCCGGGCGCTTCCAAAAAAGACAGGCAGAGAATAGTTAACCTGATCAAAAAGACGGCCGTTTTGGAATTCAAAATCGTAAGGGCGGCCGGGGCGTCGCAGGAGAACCTGCTCGCTGCCGCCGAAGCCGGGACCAAGAGGCAGCTCGCGGAAAAAGGTTTTGCCATCCACGAGGGAGACACCGGGAACGAGAACGAGAAGTTCTTCCTGACTGAAAGGCTTGCGAGCGTGACGGGGGAATATATCTCGGATGCCCGGATAACGTTTGACAATTACGGAAACCCCGCGGTCGGATTCACGTTCAGGGGGGAGGGCGCGAGCAAGTTCGGCAAGCTTACCGAGGCTAACATCGGCGAACGTCTGGCGATAGTTCTTGACGGCGTGATAAAGTCGGCTCCCACAATCCAGGACAAAATAACCTACCAGGGCACGATAACCGGCACTTTCACCACGGAGGAGGCAAAAGACCTCGCGCTTATCCTGAGATCAGGCTCCCTTCCGGTTCCCGTGAGGGTCGAGCAGGAAAGGACCGTAGGTCCTTCCCTGGGGCAGGACTCGATAGAGAAGGGGAGATTCTCCATGATCGTCGGCGGCATACTTGTTCTGGTGTTCATGGTCTTTTTCTACAGGATGCAGGGTGTTGTAGCGAACGCCGCGCTTGTGCTCAACATACTTTTCATAATGGGTTTTCTCTCCGCTTTCGGCGTTACGCTTACGCTTCCCGGCATAGCGGGACTCGTTTTGACGCTCGGCATGGCGGTTGACGGAAACATCATCATATTCGAGAGAATAAAAGAGGAACTCATGGCGGGCAAAACCGCGGTTCACTCGATTGAAACGGGATACGCGAGATCCGTCTGGACCATACTTGACGCGAACGTCACGACACTTCTTACGGCGCTTATACTTTTCTGGCTGGGCACCGGCCCCGTAAAAGGTTTTGCGGCAACGCTTTCAATCGGAATAGTGTCGACCGTTTTCAGTAACCTGATTGTGGCGAGAGTCTTTACGAACATGCTTTACAGAGACAAGAACCTAACGGAAGTAAGTATCTGA
- a CDS encoding YicC family protein: MAQASFGDVRRGFLRTPGGGCEAEPVAGILLGKKENGYRNKEKTIMKSMTGFAESSVSTEIGKIMVDMRSENHRFLDVKASVPESLLHMETTIEDRLKNSIQRGKLRLRLSVQTNRKERQRLSEKVLRENHSSLKRINSALGLKTEIGIEHLLMMENSFESHAGPEVSRETEARIKEAVAKTLVKFNKSREIEGQKLEKSILGRLEVIRKTVDGIKKKRKEFIKKSDKKTKEKIEKLFSSKHKNDPILSQEAAAIITEKSEIDEEIVRLEAHISKFRKTARKKGAVGKELDFLVQEMNREAGTISAKCKDAGISHLTIGVRLELEKIREQIQNIE, from the coding sequence ATGGCGCAGGCAAGTTTCGGCGACGTGCGCCGCGGTTTTCTCCGCACACCCGGCGGCGGTTGCGAAGCCGAACCCGTTGCGGGTATCCTGCTTGGGAAAAAAGAAAACGGATACAGAAATAAAGAGAAAACTATCATGAAAAGCATGACAGGTTTCGCGGAATCATCCGTAAGCACGGAGATCGGAAAGATCATGGTGGACATGCGGTCGGAGAACCACAGGTTCCTTGACGTCAAGGCCAGCGTTCCCGAATCGTTACTCCACATGGAAACCACCATTGAAGACAGGCTGAAGAACTCGATTCAGAGGGGGAAACTCCGCCTCAGGCTTTCCGTGCAGACAAACAGAAAGGAGAGACAGCGGTTATCCGAAAAGGTTCTCCGGGAAAATCACAGTTCCCTCAAAAGAATCAATTCCGCCCTGGGGCTCAAAACGGAGATAGGAATTGAGCACCTGCTCATGATGGAGAACTCCTTTGAAAGCCACGCCGGACCAGAGGTCTCAAGGGAGACGGAAGCCAGAATCAAGGAAGCGGTAGCAAAAACTCTCGTAAAGTTCAACAAAAGCCGGGAAATCGAGGGGCAGAAACTTGAAAAATCCATACTCGGGCGTCTGGAGGTCATAAGAAAGACGGTTGACGGCATAAAGAAAAAAAGAAAAGAATTCATAAAGAAATCCGACAAAAAGACTAAGGAGAAAATCGAGAAACTCTTCTCCTCAAAGCATAAGAACGACCCTATTCTCTCCCAGGAAGCCGCGGCAATAATCACGGAGAAAAGCGAGATTGACGAGGAAATCGTGAGGCTTGAGGCTCACATCTCAAAGTTCAGGAAAACCGCCAGGAAAAAGGGGGCCGTAGGGAAGGAGCTTGACTTTCTGGTCCAGGAAATGAACAGGGAGGCGGGAACGATATCGGCGAAATGCAAGGACGCGGGGATCTCGCACCTTACAATAGGCGTACGCCTTGAACTCGAGAAAATACGGGAACAGATTCAGAATATAGAATAG